Proteins co-encoded in one Papaver somniferum cultivar HN1 chromosome 5, ASM357369v1, whole genome shotgun sequence genomic window:
- the LOC113284097 gene encoding uncharacterized protein LOC113284097 isoform X2 — translation MELKALAVEVLRGRAWVEEEALVYQIVEVVQGTTVVVVVLNVVVVEIKAVVVVPAVAEVAVVERLNQLLSLLASLMLN, via the exons ATGGAGCTGAAGGCACTGGCTGT GGAAGTGCTAAGAG GCCGGGCATGGGTCGAGGAGGAGGCTCTGGTTTATCAAATCGTGGAGGTAGTACAAG GAACAaccgtggtggtggtggtgctcaacgtggtcgtggtggagataaAAGCCGTGGTGGTGGTGCCGGCCGTGGCCGAGGTGGCGGTCGTGGAAAGACTAAACCAACTGTTAAGTCTTCTAGCGAGCTTGATGCTGAACTAG
- the LOC113284097 gene encoding THO complex subunit 4C-like isoform X1 has product MELKALAVPGMGRGGGSGLSNRGGSTRNNRGGGGAQRGRGGDKSRGGGAGRGRGGGRGKTKPTVKSSSELDAELESYHAEAMQS; this is encoded by the exons ATGGAGCTGAAGGCACTGGCTGT GCCGGGCATGGGTCGAGGAGGAGGCTCTGGTTTATCAAATCGTGGAGGTAGTACAAG GAACAaccgtggtggtggtggtgctcaacgtggtcgtggtggagataaAAGCCGTGGTGGTGGTGCCGGCCGTGGCCGAGGTGGCGGTCGTGGAAAGACTAAACCAACTGTTAAGTCTTCTAGCGAGCTTGATGCTGAACTAGAGAGTTATCATGCTGAAGCTATGCAATCTTAG
- the LOC113284096 gene encoding uncharacterized protein LOC113284096, protein MENYQNPSEEYENESSEEISSYNYSEFASAAAADPWVLKKKKKNQVFLEGCYIDEEDSSEGGGLVSRTMSLTDEDLDELKGCVDLGFGFSYEEIPELCNTLPALELCYSMSQRFMDEHSKGNENGGGSVTGSPARTSSMNGSESSYSPSPSVTSAPVANWKISSPGDHPEEVKARLKFWAQAVACTVKLCS, encoded by the exons atggagaattaccaaaaccctagtgaagaATATGAGAATgaatcatcagaagaaatcaGCAGCTATAATTACTCAGAATtcgcttctgctgctgctgctgatccatgggtattaaaaaagaagaagaagaatcaagtgTTCCTTGAAGGTTGTTATATTGATGAAGAGGATTCATCTGAAGGTGGTGGATTAGTGTCAAGGACAATGAGTTTAACAGATGAAGATTTAGATGAGTTGAAAGGATGTGTAGATCTTGGATTTGGTTTTAGTTATGAAGAGATTCCTGAACTTTGTAATACTTTACCTGCTTTGGAATTGTGTTATTCAATGAGTCAGAGATTTATGGATGAACATAGTAAGGGGAATGAAAATGGTGGTGGTTCTGTTACTGGATCTCCAGCTAGAACTAGTTCTATGAACGGCTCAGAATCATCTTATTCTCCCTCTCCGTCTGTCACTTCTGCTCCTGTTGCTAATTGGAAGATTTCTAGTCCTG GGGATCATCCAGAGGAAGTAAAAGCAAGGCTGAAATTTTGGGCGCAAGCTGTGGCATGTACTGTCAAATTATGCAGCTAA